A genome region from Pseudomonas helmanticensis includes the following:
- a CDS encoding YqfO family protein, which yields MYKLAFFVPDSHVEVVKGAVFAAGGGRIGDYDHCAWQVLGLGQFRPLDGSQPFIGEAGQVERVEEWKVELVVADELIVVVVAALKLSHPYETPAYEVWRLEDF from the coding sequence GTGTACAAGCTGGCGTTTTTTGTTCCTGACAGTCATGTCGAGGTGGTCAAAGGGGCTGTATTCGCTGCGGGTGGTGGGCGGATCGGTGACTATGACCACTGTGCTTGGCAGGTGCTTGGTCTGGGTCAGTTTCGACCTTTGGACGGCAGTCAGCCGTTTATTGGTGAGGCGGGGCAGGTTGAGCGGGTTGAGGAATGGAAGGTTGAGCTTGTGGTGGCGGATGAGTTGATCGTTGTTGTTGTGGCGGCTTTGAAGCTTAGTCATCCCTACGAGACACCGGCTTATGAGGTGTGGCGGCTGGAAGATTTCTGA
- the purL gene encoding phosphoribosylformylglycinamidine synthase: MLILRGAPALSAFRHSKLLEQLSQKVPAVSGLYAEFAHFAEVTGVLTGDEQQVLARLLKYGPSVPVQEPTGRLFLVLPRFGTISPWSSKASDIARNCGLSKIQRLERGIAFYVAGQFSEAEAQQIADVLHDRMTQIVLANLEQAAGLFSHAEPKPLTAIDILGGGRAALEKANTELGLALAEDEIDYLVDAFNGLKRNPHDIELMMFAQANSEHCRHKIFNASWDIDGENQEKSLFGMIKNTYVMHSEGVLSAYKDNASVIVGNVAGRFFPNPETRQYGAVQEPVHILMKVETHNHPTAIAPFPGASTGSGGEIRDEGATGRGAKPKAGLTGFTVSNLQIPGFEQPWEVPYGKPERIVTALDIMIEGPLGGAAFNNEFGRPALTGYFRTFEQSITTPHGDEVRGYHKPIMLAGGMGNIREEHVKKGEILVGSKLIVLGGPAMLIGLGGGAASSMATGTSSADLDFASVQRENPEMERRCQEVIDRCWQLGDKNPISFIHDVGAGGLSNAFPELVNDGDRGGRFELRNIPNDEPGMAPHEIWSNESQERYVLAVGPEDFARFQAICERERCPFAVVGEATAEPQLTVTDSHFGNNPVDMPLEVLLGKAPRMHRSVVREAEMGDDFDPSNLDISESIERVLHHPAVASKSFLITIGDRTITGLVARDQMVGPWQVPVADVAVTATSFDVYTGEAMAMGERTPLALLDAPASGRMAIGETLTNIAASRINKISDIKLSANWMSAAGHPGEDARLYDTVKAVGMELCPELGITIPVGKDSMSMATRWNDNGEEKTVTSPMSLIVTGFAPVADIRQTLTPELRMDKGTTDLILIDLGRGQNRMGASILAQTHGKLGKHAPDVDDAEDLKAFFAVIQGLNADGHLLAYHDRSDGGLLTSVVEMAFAGHCGLSLNLDGLAETTADIAAILFNEELGAVIQVRQDATPDILAQFSAAGLGDCVSVIGQPINNGQINITFNGDTVFEGQRRLLQRTWAETSYQIQRLRDNADCAEQEFDVLLEEDNPGLSVKLSYDVNQDIAAPYIKKGIRPQVAVLREQGVNGQVEMAAAFDRAGFNAIDVHMSDILAGRVDLNEFKGLVACGGFSYGDVLGAGEGWAKSALFNSRARDAFQGFFERNDSFTLGVCNGCQMMSNLHELIPGSEFWPHFVRNRSEQFEARVAMVQIQESNSIFLQGMAGSRMPIAIAHGEGHAEFSSEEALLEADLSGCVAMRFVDNSGKVTERYPANPNGSPRGITGLTSRDGRVTIMMPHPERVFRAVQNSWRSEDWNEDAPWMRMFRNARVWVN; encoded by the coding sequence ATGTTGATCCTGCGCGGCGCTCCTGCCCTTTCTGCCTTTCGCCACAGCAAACTCCTTGAGCAACTGAGCCAGAAGGTTCCAGCTGTCAGTGGCCTGTATGCTGAATTCGCTCACTTCGCCGAAGTCACCGGCGTCCTGACCGGCGACGAACAGCAGGTGCTAGCGCGCCTTCTGAAGTACGGCCCAAGCGTTCCGGTACAAGAGCCGACCGGTCGTCTGTTTCTGGTGTTGCCGCGTTTCGGCACCATCTCGCCATGGTCGAGCAAGGCCAGCGACATCGCCCGCAACTGCGGCCTGAGCAAGATCCAGCGTCTGGAGCGCGGTATCGCCTTCTACGTGGCCGGTCAGTTCAGTGAAGCCGAAGCCCAGCAGATCGCCGACGTGCTGCATGACCGCATGACGCAGATCGTGCTGGCCAACCTCGAACAGGCCGCCGGTCTGTTCAGCCACGCCGAGCCGAAGCCGCTGACGGCCATCGACATCCTCGGTGGCGGTCGCGCTGCGCTGGAAAAAGCCAACACCGAGCTGGGCCTGGCCCTGGCCGAAGACGAAATCGATTATCTGGTCGACGCCTTCAACGGTTTGAAGCGCAACCCGCACGACATCGAACTGATGATGTTTGCCCAGGCCAACTCCGAACACTGCCGCCACAAGATCTTCAACGCCAGTTGGGATATTGATGGTGAGAACCAGGAAAAAAGCCTGTTCGGCATGATCAAGAACACCTACGTGATGCACAGCGAAGGCGTTCTGTCGGCTTATAAGGACAACGCCTCGGTGATCGTCGGCAACGTTGCCGGCCGTTTCTTCCCGAACCCTGAAACCCGCCAGTACGGTGCGGTGCAGGAGCCGGTGCACATCCTGATGAAGGTTGAAACCCACAACCACCCGACCGCGATCGCCCCGTTCCCGGGCGCATCGACCGGTTCCGGCGGCGAGATCCGTGACGAAGGTGCAACCGGTCGTGGTGCCAAGCCAAAGGCTGGCCTCACCGGTTTCACCGTGTCGAACCTGCAGATCCCCGGCTTCGAACAGCCGTGGGAAGTGCCGTACGGCAAGCCTGAGCGCATCGTCACCGCGCTGGACATCATGATCGAAGGCCCGCTCGGCGGCGCCGCGTTCAACAACGAATTCGGTCGTCCGGCCCTGACTGGCTACTTCCGTACCTTCGAACAATCGATCACCACCCCGCACGGTGACGAAGTTCGTGGTTACCACAAGCCGATCATGCTCGCTGGCGGCATGGGCAACATCCGCGAAGAACACGTCAAGAAAGGCGAGATCCTGGTCGGCTCCAAGCTGATCGTCCTCGGCGGCCCGGCGATGCTCATCGGTCTGGGCGGCGGTGCCGCTTCCTCGATGGCCACCGGCACCAGCTCGGCGGATCTCGACTTCGCTTCCGTACAGCGTGAAAACCCTGAAATGGAGCGTCGTTGCCAGGAAGTCATCGACCGTTGCTGGCAACTGGGTGACAAGAACCCGATCAGCTTCATCCACGACGTTGGCGCGGGCGGTCTGTCCAACGCCTTCCCGGAACTGGTCAACGACGGCGACCGCGGTGGCCGTTTCGAACTGCGCAACATTCCTAACGACGAGCCGGGCATGGCCCCGCACGAAATCTGGTCCAACGAATCCCAGGAACGTTACGTTCTGGCCGTTGGCCCTGAAGACTTCGCGCGCTTCCAGGCGATCTGTGAACGCGAGCGCTGCCCGTTTGCCGTTGTCGGTGAAGCCACCGCTGAACCGCAACTTACCGTGACCGACAGCCACTTCGGCAACAACCCGGTGGACATGCCACTGGAAGTGTTGCTGGGCAAAGCCCCGCGCATGCACCGCTCGGTGGTTCGCGAAGCTGAAATGGGCGATGACTTCGATCCGTCGAACCTCGACATCAGCGAGTCCATCGAACGCGTGCTGCATCACCCGGCCGTGGCGAGCAAAAGCTTTCTGATCACCATCGGCGACCGCACGATCACCGGCCTCGTGGCCCGTGACCAAATGGTCGGCCCGTGGCAGGTTCCGGTGGCCGACGTTGCCGTCACCGCCACCAGCTTCGACGTTTACACCGGTGAAGCGATGGCGATGGGCGAGCGTACTCCGCTGGCTCTGCTGGACGCTCCGGCGTCGGGCCGCATGGCCATCGGCGAAACCCTGACCAACATCGCCGCGTCGCGCATCAACAAGATCTCCGACATCAAACTGTCGGCGAACTGGATGTCCGCTGCCGGCCACCCGGGCGAAGACGCGCGTCTGTACGACACCGTGAAAGCGGTCGGTATGGAATTGTGCCCTGAGCTGGGCATCACCATTCCGGTGGGCAAGGACTCGATGTCCATGGCCACTCGCTGGAACGATAACGGCGAAGAAAAAACCGTGACCTCGCCGATGTCGCTGATCGTGACCGGTTTCGCGCCAGTGGCTGACATCCGTCAGACCCTGACCCCGGAACTGCGCATGGACAAGGGCACCACCGACCTGATCCTGATCGACCTCGGTCGTGGTCAGAACCGTATGGGTGCTTCGATCCTTGCTCAGACACACGGCAAGCTCGGCAAACACGCGCCGGACGTCGACGACGCCGAAGACCTGAAAGCCTTCTTCGCGGTGATCCAGGGCTTGAACGCCGACGGTCACCTGCTGGCTTACCACGACCGTTCCGACGGTGGTCTGCTGACCTCCGTGGTGGAAATGGCCTTCGCCGGTCATTGCGGTCTGAGCCTGAACCTTGATGGTCTGGCTGAAACCACCGCCGACATCGCCGCCATCCTGTTCAACGAAGAACTGGGTGCAGTGATCCAGGTTCGCCAGGACGCCACGCCAGACATCCTCGCGCAATTCAGCGCGGCCGGTCTGGGCGACTGCGTTTCTGTGATCGGTCAGCCGATCAACAATGGCCAGATCAACATCACCTTCAACGGTGACACCGTGTTCGAAGGCCAGCGTCGTCTGCTGCAACGTACCTGGGCTGAAACCAGCTACCAGATCCAGCGTCTGCGCGACAACGCCGACTGCGCCGAGCAAGAGTTCGACGTGCTGCTGGAAGAAGACAACCCGGGCCTGAGCGTCAAGCTCAGCTACGACGTCAACCAGGACATCGCCGCGCCTTACATCAAGAAGGGCATTCGTCCACAGGTTGCCGTGCTGCGTGAGCAGGGCGTCAACGGTCAGGTGGAAATGGCGGCGGCGTTCGACCGCGCCGGTTTCAACGCGATCGACGTGCACATGAGCGACATTCTCGCCGGCCGTGTCGACCTGAACGAGTTCAAAGGTCTGGTGGCGTGCGGTGGGTTCTCCTACGGCGACGTGCTCGGCGCCGGTGAAGGCTGGGCCAAGTCGGCACTGTTCAACAGCCGTGCCCGCGATGCGTTCCAGGGTTTCTTCGAGCGTAACGACAGCTTCACCCTCGGCGTGTGCAACGGTTGCCAGATGATGTCCAACCTGCACGAGCTGATCCCGGGCAGCGAGTTCTGGCCGCACTTTGTGCGCAACCGCTCCGAACAGTTCGAAGCGCGTGTGGCGATGGTGCAGATCCAGGAATCGAACTCGATCTTCCTGCAGGGCATGGCCGGTTCGCGTATGCCGATCGCCATTGCTCACGGTGAAGGTCACGCCGAGTTCTCCAGCGAAGAGGCACTGCTGGAAGCCGATCTGTCCGGTTGCGTGGCGATGCGTTTCGTCGACAACAGCGGCAAGGTCACCGAGCGTTATCCGGCCAACCCGAACGGTTCGCCGCGCGGGATTACCGGTCTCACCAGCCGTGACGGCCGCGTGACGATCATGATGCCGCACCCGGAGCGTGTGTTCCGTGCCGTGCAGAACTCGTGGCGTTCGGAAGACTGGAACGAAGATGCACCTTGGATGCGTATGTTCCGTAATGCACGCGTCTGGGTGAACTAA
- the mltF gene encoding membrane-bound lytic murein transglycosylase MltF, with protein MFFPTALRPRYAKWLIATGLFLMLSGCVDKPNTLERIKEDGVLRVITRNSPATYFQDRSGETGFEYELVKRFADDLGVELKIETADNLDDLFNQIGKPNGPVLAAAGLVSSEHRKQQVRFSHSYLEVTPQIIYRNGQSRPTDAGDLVGKKIMVLKGSTHAEQLAELKKKYPGIEYEESDAVEVVDLLRMVDEGQIDLTLVDSNEVAMNQVYFTNIRVAFDLGDASNQSWAVAPGEDNSLLNEINAYLDKVQKNGTLQRLKDRYYGHVDVLGYMGATTFAQHLQQRLPKYEQHFKNYAKKEKVDWRLLAAIGYQESLWQPTVTSKTGVRGLMMLTQNTAQAMGVSNRLDPKQSIMGGAKYLAYMKDQLDDSIKEPDRTWFALAAYNVGSGHLDDARKLTAKEGLNPDKWLDVKKILPRLSQKQWYSKTRYGYARGGEPVHFVANIRRYYDILTWVTQPQLEGDQVAEGNLHVPGIDKSKPAQEPAPL; from the coding sequence ATGTTTTTCCCAACGGCTTTGCGTCCGCGGTACGCCAAATGGCTGATCGCAACCGGACTCTTCCTGATGCTCAGTGGCTGTGTTGATAAACCCAACACGCTGGAGCGCATAAAGGAGGATGGTGTGCTGCGCGTGATTACACGCAACAGCCCCGCCACCTACTTTCAGGATCGCAGCGGTGAAACCGGCTTCGAATACGAGCTGGTGAAGCGCTTCGCCGACGATTTGGGGGTCGAGCTGAAGATCGAGACCGCCGACAACCTCGACGACCTTTTCAATCAGATCGGCAAACCCAACGGCCCGGTACTCGCCGCCGCCGGTCTGGTCAGCAGCGAGCATCGCAAGCAACAGGTGCGCTTCTCCCACTCCTATCTAGAAGTCACCCCGCAGATCATCTATCGCAACGGCCAGTCGCGCCCCACCGACGCGGGCGATCTGGTCGGCAAGAAGATCATGGTGCTCAAGGGCAGTACCCACGCCGAGCAATTGGCGGAGCTGAAAAAGAAATATCCAGGAATTGAATACGAAGAATCCGACGCGGTTGAAGTGGTCGACCTGCTGCGCATGGTCGATGAAGGCCAGATCGATCTGACCCTCGTCGACTCCAACGAAGTGGCGATGAACCAGGTGTACTTCACCAACATCCGCGTCGCCTTCGACCTTGGCGATGCCAGCAACCAGAGTTGGGCCGTGGCGCCGGGCGAAGACAACAGCCTGCTTAACGAGATCAACGCTTATCTGGACAAGGTGCAAAAGAATGGCACCCTGCAACGTCTGAAAGATCGCTATTACGGCCACGTTGACGTACTCGGTTACATGGGCGCGACCACCTTCGCCCAGCACTTGCAGCAGCGCCTGCCGAAGTACGAACAACACTTCAAGAATTACGCGAAGAAAGAGAAAGTCGACTGGCGCCTGCTGGCGGCGATCGGTTATCAGGAATCGCTGTGGCAGCCGACCGTCACCTCGAAAACCGGTGTGCGCGGGCTGATGATGCTCACGCAGAACACCGCACAGGCGATGGGCGTGTCCAACCGCCTCGACCCGAAGCAGAGCATCATGGGCGGCGCCAAGTACCTGGCGTACATGAAGGATCAGCTCGACGATTCAATCAAGGAACCAGACCGTACATGGTTTGCCCTGGCGGCCTACAACGTTGGCAGCGGTCATCTGGATGACGCGCGCAAACTGACAGCCAAGGAAGGCTTGAACCCGGACAAGTGGCTGGATGTGAAGAAGATCCTGCCGCGTCTGTCGCAGAAGCAGTGGTACAGCAAAACGCGCTATGGCTATGCCCGGGGCGGCGAGCCGGTGCATTTTGTGGCGAACATTCGACGTTATTACGACATTTTGACTTGGGTGACCCAGCCGCAGCTTGAGGGTGATCAGGTAGCTGAGGGCAATCTGCATGTGCCGGGCATCGACAAGTCAAAACCGGCGCAAGAACCTGCCCCCCTTTAA
- the pdxJ gene encoding pyridoxine 5'-phosphate synthase gives MTTSNRILLGVNIDHVATLRQARGTRYPDPVKAALDAEEAGADGITVHLREDRRHIQERDVLLLKDVLQTRMNFEMGVTEEMMAFAERIRPAHICLVPETRQELTTEGGLDVAGQEERIKAAVERLSKIGSEVSLFIDADERQIAASKRVGAPAIELHTGRYADAETPTEVAEELKRVADGVAFGLAQGLIVNAGHGLHYHNVEAVAAIKGINELNIGHALVAHALFVGFKSAVSEMKALILAAALKG, from the coding sequence GTGACCACCAGCAATCGCATTCTTCTTGGCGTGAACATCGACCACGTCGCCACCCTGCGTCAGGCCCGTGGCACGCGCTACCCGGATCCGGTCAAGGCTGCACTGGACGCGGAAGAGGCGGGCGCCGATGGCATCACCGTGCACCTGCGCGAAGACCGCCGACACATTCAGGAGCGCGATGTACTGCTGCTCAAGGATGTGCTGCAAACCCGCATGAATTTCGAAATGGGCGTCACCGAAGAAATGATGGCGTTCGCCGAGCGGATTCGCCCGGCGCATATCTGTCTGGTCCCGGAAACCCGTCAGGAGCTGACCACTGAAGGCGGCCTTGATGTAGCGGGGCAGGAAGAACGGATCAAGGCTGCGGTTGAACGTCTGTCGAAGATCGGCAGCGAAGTGTCGCTGTTCATCGATGCCGACGAGCGCCAGATCGCCGCGTCGAAGCGCGTCGGTGCGCCGGCCATCGAGTTGCACACCGGTCGTTACGCCGATGCCGAAACCCCGACTGAAGTGGCTGAAGAATTGAAGCGTGTGGCGGATGGCGTGGCGTTTGGTCTGGCCCAAGGCTTGATCGTTAACGCGGGTCACGGTTTGCATTACCACAACGTTGAAGCGGTGGCGGCGATCAAAGGCATCAATGAACTGAACATCGGCCATGCGCTGGTGGCGCATGCCTTGTTCGTCGGCTTCAAGTCTGCCGTGTCCGAGATGAAAGCGCTGATTCTGGCTGCTGCTCTCAAGGGCTAA
- the recO gene encoding DNA repair protein RecO translates to MSQNPPPAQPAYVLHSRAYRETSALVDFLTPQGRLRAVLRSARGKAGTLARPFVSLEVEFRGKGELKNVGRMESAGTSAWLNGEALFSGLYLNELLIRLLPAEDPHPGVFDHYAATLLALAEGRPLEPLLRSFEWRLLDDLGYGFSLNTDVHGEPIAPDGLYRLQVDAGLERVFLLQPGLFNGVELLAMAEADWTAPGALSAAKRLMRQALAVHLGGRPLVSRELFRKP, encoded by the coding sequence ATGTCGCAAAACCCGCCTCCCGCCCAACCCGCCTACGTCCTGCACAGTCGCGCCTACCGTGAAACCAGTGCGCTGGTGGATTTCCTCACGCCGCAAGGTCGGCTGCGGGCGGTGTTGCGCAGTGCGCGAGGCAAGGCCGGGACGTTGGCGCGGCCATTCGTGTCGCTGGAAGTCGAGTTTCGCGGCAAGGGCGAATTGAAGAATGTCGGGCGCATGGAAAGTGCCGGCACTTCGGCGTGGCTCAACGGTGAGGCGCTGTTCAGCGGTCTCTATCTCAATGAACTGCTGATCCGCTTGCTGCCTGCAGAAGATCCGCACCCGGGCGTATTCGATCACTACGCCGCGACCTTGCTGGCATTGGCTGAAGGCCGTCCGCTGGAGCCATTGCTGCGCTCTTTCGAGTGGCGACTATTGGACGATCTCGGTTACGGCTTTTCACTGAATACCGATGTTCACGGCGAGCCCATCGCTCCGGATGGACTCTACCGTTTGCAAGTGGATGCGGGCCTGGAACGGGTTTTCCTGCTGCAGCCCGGCCTGTTCAACGGTGTTGAGTTGCTGGCCATGGCCGAAGCCGACTGGACCGCCCCCGGCGCGCTGTCCGCCGCCAAGCGCTTGATGCGTCAGGCATTGGCCGTTCATCTGGGCGGTCGTCCTCTCGTCAGTCGCGAATTGTTTCGCAAGCCCTGA
- the era gene encoding GTPase Era, whose amino-acid sequence MTDTNATRCGYVAIVGRPNVGKSTLLNHILGQKLAITSRKPQTTRHNMLGIKTEGDVQAIYVDTPGMHKGGEKALNRYMNKTASAALKDVDVVIFVVDRTKWTDEDQMVLERVQYVTGPLIVALNKTDRIEDKAELMPHLSWLQEQLPNAQIIPISAQHGHNLEALEKVIADHLPENDHFFPEDQITDRSSRFLAAELVREKIMRQMGAELPYQITVEIEEFKQQGKTLHIHALILVERDGQKKIIIGDKGERIKRIGTEARKDMELLFDSKIMLNLWVKVKGGWSDDERALRSLGYGDL is encoded by the coding sequence ATGACTGATACAAACGCAACTCGCTGTGGCTATGTTGCCATCGTCGGCCGTCCCAACGTCGGCAAGTCGACGTTGTTGAACCACATCCTCGGCCAGAAGCTCGCGATCACTTCGCGCAAGCCGCAGACCACTCGCCACAATATGCTCGGGATCAAAACCGAGGGTGACGTGCAAGCGATCTACGTCGACACCCCGGGCATGCACAAGGGTGGCGAAAAGGCCCTGAACCGTTACATGAACAAAACCGCTTCGGCCGCGTTGAAAGACGTCGACGTGGTGATCTTCGTCGTTGACCGCACCAAGTGGACCGATGAAGACCAGATGGTGCTGGAACGCGTGCAGTACGTGACCGGCCCGCTGATCGTCGCGCTGAACAAGACCGATCGCATCGAAGACAAAGCCGAGCTGATGCCGCACCTGAGCTGGCTGCAGGAACAACTGCCGAACGCGCAGATCATTCCGATTTCCGCACAGCACGGGCATAACCTCGAAGCGCTGGAAAAGGTCATTGCCGATCACCTGCCGGAGAACGATCACTTCTTCCCGGAAGACCAGATCACCGACCGCAGCAGCCGCTTCCTCGCCGCCGAACTGGTACGCGAGAAAATCATGCGCCAGATGGGCGCCGAGCTGCCGTACCAGATCACCGTCGAAATCGAAGAGTTCAAGCAGCAGGGCAAGACCCTGCATATCCACGCCTTGATCCTCGTTGAGCGTGACGGCCAGAAGAAGATCATCATTGGCGACAAGGGCGAGCGTATCAAGCGCATCGGCACCGAAGCGCGCAAGGACATGGAGCTGCTGTTCGACTCCAAGATCATGCTCAACCTGTGGGTAAAGGTGAAGGGCGGCTGGTCCGACGACGAGCGCGCACTGCGTTCGCTGGGTTACGGCGACCTGTAA
- the rnc gene encoding ribonuclease III — translation MSVSLSRLERQLGYTFKDQELMLLALTHRSFAGRNNERLEFLGDAILNFVAGEALFDRFPLAREGQLSRLRARLVKGETLAVLARGFDLGDYLRLGSGELKSGGFRRESILADALEALIGAIYLDAGMDMARERVLAWLAGEFEGLTLVDTNKDPKTRLQEHLQSRGCDLPRYEVVDIQGEPHCRIFFVECEVVLLNEKSRGQGVSRRIAEQVAAAAALIALGVENGND, via the coding sequence GTGAGCGTTTCTCTAAGCCGTCTCGAGCGTCAGCTCGGATACACCTTCAAGGATCAGGAGCTGATGCTGCTGGCCCTTACGCACCGCAGTTTTGCCGGGCGCAACAACGAACGCCTGGAATTCCTCGGTGATGCCATCCTCAACTTCGTCGCTGGCGAGGCGCTCTTCGACCGCTTCCCGCTGGCCCGCGAAGGCCAGTTGTCGCGTTTGCGCGCACGTCTGGTGAAAGGTGAGACGCTGGCCGTCCTGGCACGCGGTTTCGACCTGGGCGATTACCTGCGATTGGGCTCCGGTGAACTGAAGAGCGGCGGTTTCCGTCGCGAATCGATTCTGGCCGATGCCCTCGAAGCGTTGATCGGCGCCATCTATCTCGATGCTGGTATGGACATGGCACGCGAACGCGTCCTGGCCTGGCTGGCTGGCGAGTTCGAAGGCCTGACGCTGGTCGATACCAACAAGGATCCGAAAACCCGTCTGCAGGAACACCTGCAATCGCGCGGTTGCGATCTGCCACGCTACGAAGTGGTGGATATCCAGGGCGAGCCGCACTGCCGAATTTTCTTCGTCGAGTGCGAAGTTGTCTTACTGAATGAAAAAAGCCGAGGTCAGGGTGTGAGCCGTCGTATTGCCGAACAGGTAGCGGCCGCCGCAGCACTGATTGCCCTGGGCGTGGAGAATGGCAATGACTGA
- the lepB gene encoding signal peptidase I, giving the protein MSLNFPLLLVIAVFVCGLLALLDLLILAPRRRAAIASYQGSVGQPDVVVVEKLNKEPLLVEYGKSFFPVLFIVLVLRSFLVEPFQIPSGSMKPTLDVGDFILVNKFSYGIRLPVIDKKIIEVGDPQRGDVMVFRYPSDPNVNYIKRVVGLPGDTIRYTADKHLFVNGESIAEQLVGSEPGTLGSAELYKEKLGAAEHLIRKEMSRYRATPDRSWTVPAGHYFMMGDNRDNSNDSRYWDDPNIPKDLLGMVPDQNIVGKAFAVWMSWPEPKLSHLPNFSRVGLIK; this is encoded by the coding sequence ATGTCACTAAATTTCCCGCTGTTGCTGGTCATCGCCGTGTTCGTCTGCGGCCTGTTGGCGTTGCTTGATCTGTTGATCCTGGCACCGCGTCGGCGTGCCGCCATTGCCTCTTATCAGGGCAGTGTCGGTCAGCCTGATGTCGTGGTTGTCGAGAAACTCAACAAAGAGCCGCTGCTGGTTGAATACGGCAAGTCGTTCTTTCCGGTGTTGTTCATCGTGCTGGTGCTGCGTTCGTTCCTGGTGGAACCGTTCCAGATCCCGTCCGGCTCGATGAAGCCTACGCTGGATGTTGGCGACTTCATTCTGGTGAACAAGTTTTCCTACGGTATCCGCTTGCCGGTTATCGACAAGAAAATCATCGAAGTCGGTGATCCGCAGCGCGGCGATGTCATGGTGTTCCGCTACCCGAGCGACCCGAACGTCAACTACATCAAGCGTGTAGTCGGCCTGCCGGGCGACACGATTCGCTACACCGCCGACAAGCACCTGTTTGTGAATGGCGAGTCGATCGCCGAGCAGCTGGTCGGCTCCGAGCCGGGCACGCTGGGCAGCGCTGAACTGTACAAAGAAAAACTCGGCGCCGCAGAGCACCTGATCCGCAAGGAAATGAGCCGCTACCGCGCCACACCGGACCGTTCGTGGACAGTGCCTGCCGGGCACTACTTCATGATGGGCGACAACCGCGACAATTCGAACGACAGTCGCTACTGGGATGATCCGAACATTCCCAAGGATCTGCTGGGCATGGTTCCCGACCAGAATATCGTCGGCAAGGCCTTCGCGGTCTGGATGAGCTGGCCGGAACCGAAACTCAGTCACCTGCCGAATTTCTCGCGGGTTGGCCTGATCAAGTAA